TAGACTGACAGTACTTGTGGCAGCTTACTCAGCTCAGCAACTTGCCTTGTTGTTTCTCAGTCAGACTCTCACTGAATTTCTCTCACTTATTACTAAACCATGCAGCTGTGACATAAGTAGCACAATAAAAAATGTCTGGTCACAGGGCAAACATGGAAATAATAAACCCATGGTGTAATCATTCAGGGCTTCGTGCTGGTCAGAGCCGCtgtagcatgtacagtgttgagtTCCGACTGGTTACCGCTGCTTTAAGCTTGTGGCGTGGTAGGTTGTTAGACAAATCACATTACAAGTTGTGAATCAGTGGGTGAAGTGGGCACTGATTGAGAGGCCCTTTCCTATGAAAAACGGCCTTATTGTGTGACCAACAGTCAGACGCATTTAGTTCCATGGCTGAAAGGGCACATTTTGCCAGGTTCACCACCCCCTGCgcaagttttgcacatctctaatggcGATACACACTTAACGCAAGCATAATGGTTAACGGAACTGTAAGTGGttactttttaaaatgtatttaaaaaggaTTTGTAGGGACGTATTTAAACACAATTTTAACATATTAATGCAACCGATTGTGCACATTGAGAAGTTGAAGTGGAATACACAAGCTGTATCTCTTTGAACGTACAATACATTTCACATACCAAACTAGAAGGAATAGAGAAAAAAAGCAGCGTATTTAAGTTTTGGCCATGAAGATGATGGAACCTACTCAATGATGTGCCGCTTTTCCGTGTCAAGGAACAAAACATTGACAAACTTCCCAGCCAGCTAAGGATACGAACCGCTATCAAAAACCTAAATCCAAATTAACATTCGTTCTAAAAATTCTTACTTTCCATGTTCTAAAAGATACATTAAAAACATGAGCATTTTATTCAACCAAAATGTAAAAGTCCTACATAAAGGACTAATAAAGACCATCACACATCTGGTTGTTccgaaacatttattttttttaaatattagtgTTCTCTCTTATAAAACAGTTTTTCAAATCACATTCTAGTCACTGTTCTGTTGCAAATTAATTAAAAACGTTCACATTTCAAAACACATCTTTGGCATTTGCTTCTCTTGACACCGCAACGCTTAGTACATCTGGTACAAAAAATGGCTGATTTACAGaaatatttgaatatatatatatatatatatatatatatatatatatatatatatatatataattgtttttttcatgaattaatCCCAAAAGTATTACATAACAATGCAAAAAACATTATCAAATAACCTGTTTCATACACAAATCTGACACATTGAGGATGTGAGTGCATTTTATGTTCTATATACCTCTGTCtgcagctcatatatagtgcctCAAGATTACAAAGGTGAACTTTTACAAAAGAGAAATCAAAATGACTATAGAAATAATACCTTACGGTCTCTATCATTGTGCATGTTGCAATGTACACATTACATTGTACTAGAAAAAAAAGTCGCTGTCTGCAATAAACACTATTACTTTGCAAATTAACTTACCTTCATTAAAAAGTGTCTAGTTCACAAATTACAGGGTAAACTTCATTGCCAAGTACTGATGTAATTACAAGAGCGGGTAATGCAGAATATTCCCTTTATAAGCACACATGAAAGACACGGCGGGCTCATGCAGACTTACACCGCGATACTCACACAGCAATGTTTTACAAAGTGTATTCTCTTTATGTTGTGGCTCTTGTAGGAGCGTGTCCTATATCCATTTCAAAGCAGCATTATTATCAGAAGAAAACTCAGTATCTTCCTTAATTGTTCTGAATCAAACAAACATACTATAAGGAACGATGTCCTATTACTCATTCCATCCatgcccctccagcactgaaaggAGTCCTGAGGCCCCCGGCAAACGTGAGCAGCGTGTTTTAATGGTCAGGACTAGGAGATCTTACAGCTATTTCTGGTGCAGTCCTTAGGGGGGCTTTGAGGTGGACGGATAATCTTGGCTTTCTTTAGACTGTTCCTCTTGTTCGAGTTGTTGGCAGTGAGGGAATACGAGCGGCCATGCATCATCCTGGCATTGAGGCCGTTGGCCATGGAGAAAGACTTGAGATGGCTTCTTAAGGCAACGGGGAGGGGGAGTTTGTCCACCAGGTGTACAGGGGTGCATGACACAATGGTGCGGCAGCAGAGGTCTTGCAAGCTCAGTACTGTCAAAAAGAAAAGACAAATGTTAATCTGAAAGGCTCAAGCATGCACTTCTGTGGGGTCAGCAACTCCTTCAAAACACGGGTTCTCTGACTCTCTGCTTGTGCCAGGCTATGCCATCACCCCATATCTTTTGGTCTGTAAATACTCTGGCGTTTCATAGCCGCTCTGATGGCTAGAAGCGGCCAACACTTTCAAGGTAGTTCAATTTTTCAACAGGTCTGCGTGTCAATACCTCCCCTTCCATGATGTATTAATAATGCCTGTAGCTTTGTTCGGTAGCCACATGGTGGCAGTACAAACATTATTGCAAGTACCGGTTTCTTTCCTGGTTGAGATATCCTCTCACCGGTGGTCACCCTGGTGATGCCTTTACATGTAGGAACCCAGTCAGTGAAAGTACGTACCGTCTATCTGCGAAGGAACTGAAATGTCTATAAAGGATTTAGCTACTCCAGCAATTACATGGTTCAaacccctccttacccacctGCATTAAACTAAAACGGTTCTTCTGACTAAGGAAAGTGCAATCTATAGTTATATCTTGCTAATTAATCTTAAACATGTCTAATTATGTCATCCCAGAATCATTATTTTAACCACTTAGTTACCAGAGGGGACTGGGATTCTAGAACTATCCTTTCAACTCCAAAAAATAGGTTAATGCTCTTTTTAGTGGCCCCAAACCCAGGTTTCCATACTGTGGCCCCAGAATCCTCTGCTGGTCGAGCTTTCACTTTCAACACGTTTTAAACATGGATGACACTGGTGATGCGACAGCCAGTTGGGACACTCACAAAAGGGAGTTGGAGACACAATTCACAAGTAACCAGATGGATACAGTGCAAAAAGTTTAAAGAAGGTGAACAAAATCTAGGAGTCAGACAGTTAAAAATGTCCGACGCCAGTTTAACAATAACTACGAGGATAGGGGCAGGGAATGCCTTTGTAGATTGTTTCTATTGTATTTGGCTatgcattaatttttttttagtattgAAATATAAAAGGCTAATGAATATTTCTGAGATGGTTCAGATGGTCTATAATATGACAAGTGAACACATTGCAGAGCAGATGTGAGAGGCAGCATTTTCTAGGACATTGTTGCCAGGTTCACGTCTTGTAAACAAGATCAGCTGAGATGAATCAGCACTTCACCAATGGCAAAGTGTTCAAACAATCACCTGGTGTGACAAGGTCCAAAGCCATCAGCACATCCGAACAGGACCGGCACAGCCCAGAGGGGTGAAAAACACCAAGGTTATTTCCATTACAAAAGTGTAAACAACCTGATTTATGTATATAGCTAGAACGTGAGGGGAAACATTTCTGGGCGATTTTAGGGGGTCTTATGGGCTTTATCCGTGAAGTACAGCGACGGAGGTTTTGTGAATGAGGCCTTATTTATTAACCCTTTTGCATCCAGTGATTTACTATGCCGCGCCTTAGCATTTGAATCCCATGTACATGCGGTAAAACTTGGGCCGGGTTAAATCATCTCTGTCAATTCTGTATTAAAAACGTGGATAAGTATAGTGACTAAAGATGTAGAAAATACATGCCATCAAGTAATCCAACATCTTCATCCCATTAACATATATCTGTATCAGGAAACTCATTTCTAAATCGTACTACTGTTCAAGTTTACCGATAGTACAAATAAATATTTGTATTCCTGAAACTCCAAAATGTGTGGTTGAATGCAGGTGTGTGATGCAGTTAATATGATCATGTTTTATggattactagctgatatacccggcgttgcccgggattgcaggggcggggtgcgtgaagggtgggaagggggggtgcgtgaagggtggggtgggaagggggggtgcgtgaagagcggggtgggaagggggggtgcgtgaagggcgtgGTGGGAAGGAGGGCAAAGGGCGTGGAGGGGGacaaaggcggggaggggggcaaagggacaaagggcggggagggggacaaagggcggggagggggacaaagggcggggaggtggtggggggcaaagggcagaggaggtggtgggggggcgaagggcggggggcaaagggcggggtgaggggggcaaagggcgggggtggggggggcaaagggcagggggtggggggtgaagggcgtgaagggcaggggtagggggggtgaagggcaggggtaggggggtgaagggcaggggtagggggggtgaagggcaggggtagggggggtgaagggcaggggtagggggggtgaagggcaggggtaggggggggtgaagggcagggggggtgaagggcaggggtgaaagtgaggcacaaattgttggcagtaaaatgtccctctccacacacacacacacgacgggagtgagaggtggtggagagtgggactggcacagatccgaggaggctgcttggccccccagcgttggcgttggcggctggggtaggagggccgtgccgcgcttcccaccccccccccccccgtccgggagccggtgcagggcggcgcacgtgatggggggggggggacagagggactgtgtgtgtgtgtgtgtgtgtgtgtgtgtgtgtgtgacctttggcccgtcactccgcctcaggccaatgagaggtgtgcgggggcgggccaagggagccatctcattggcctgaggcggagtgacgggccaaaggtccaatgtgattgcccctagggacaggacagacagacaggcatatgacggtttgagaaatatatagatagatagctaATAAAACAATACTCATACAATTGTGACAGTGCTATAAAATAAACTACTAGCAGCCCCGACTTGTTCCTTACAGTGATCCATCCATCGGCCACACTGTAGGCTTTAGGTGACCTTGTAGTTCCTTTTCAATTCCACCTGTGATATCCTTTTAAACCTGCCCACTACACAAGAATGATTGTGATGGAGGATTTGTATGGAGAACATTGAACACACGAATCTAGTCGCTGACCGCTTACTCCAAGGGGTCTCAgctgcagtcctcaagaacccccaaccggtcaggtattaaggatatcccatcAGCAGCACAGGTTATGCAGTCTTCAACTGAaccactgatagagccacctgtgctgaagcagggatatccttaacctgacctgttgtaggggccttgaggacttgagttgagacCTCCGGGCTTACTCCATTCACATACTCAAAGCCACCATTACTCTTTCTAGTAATCATTCTTACTGCAGAGCATTGTTATGTTACCGGATGAGGACACTAACTACATGAACATAAAACACTTTTACGATGCACAAACCAGCAAATGGTTTGGTGAAGTCGTTACCTTTTCTAGTTGGCAGAGGTACCGTCACTTGATAAAGCTCTATGTAGCTGTAATCAACTGGACCCTTTGAACCAGGGCTTTAGATATCTCAGGCATTACCTACATGCAAATCTTCACGTTGTTAGCAAGTGTTGTGACATTCACCAagagaaaaaaaagtgtgtgtgtgattttaagTGAAACATCTTTGTCTTCTGTCActattttgtcacagaaattgtatttgtgatggtgatgtttgtaatcaaaaatcaaaacacaatttcagtgccaaagcgcaaagaagtttcacttagaatgcgttgtagctatttgcacttctatatttatagtaactttGCATtccgtgtgtgtgtcaatgtgtgtgtgcgcgtcagtgtgtgtgtgtgcgcgtctgcgtgcatgtgacacacagacacacacagtgtgtgtgtgtgtcagtgtgtgtgtatgtcagtgtgtgtgtgcgccagtcagtgtctttcctctccctcctccgaCGTCACTGATGCCTCTTCTGACcgcagtgacatcacttccgttaCGGAATTTTGTTACAGCACAAGGATTTTCCCCATCAGATCTCTGTAGggaccagcaaagaagtttcacttcaacgaGATCAGCTGCTGACCTCAAGCTACAGGGCTTCAGCTGTTTGCATATTGTGTGTGCTGCTGGTAATGACGTTTTACATCCACTTAGCAGGACAAAACAGGGAACATATTTTGAAATCTGCTCAGTCGTCTTACCCTTGTTGGGCCTCCACAGACGGTCCATCCCATGTCGCATTAACACTATCCTTGCCAGTTCTGTGAATGACTCGGTGATGTTAAAGTTGCACAGTGGGCTGACCTCAAAGAAAGTCATGCCCAACCTCTCGGCATACGTCTGTGCTTGTTCTGTGGACACCTGCCGCTTGAAGGCCAAGTGAAGACGATTTCCTACCAAGATTTTGGGTACACCAGGAGCATGCTGGGGAACAAATAAGGTCATTATTTATGAGGTTCCCATATATGGATATAAATCTTTACCGGGAAAGGAAACCCGTATACCTTTTATTGGAATGACGGTGGCATTTTCCCTGAACCAATTAAGTATATTtttatgcgttttttttttttttcacccaaGCCAAACGAAAAAAATACCGTGGCTGCCATTGTGTCATTTTAACTACAGATTGTCAAACCGTTGTGGAAACACAGACTATtctaatcattaaaaaaaaaaaaaaaagattgaattTTCACTCCTGAAATGGGTGCCAAGAACTACAATAGTTGCAAAGTTTACACAAGCCTACTTAGACTCCGGCTCCAGGCCAGAGTATGGAGAGACTATTACCGGTTTctaaggcccttattctgtaaggtgttaTAGTACGTCATCAGCGCCATCACACCTTGCAATATAAGCCCCTGTGTGCGTCTTACCTCGTCAATCTCCTTTATCCACCGATCAATCCCATCAAAAGACCAGCGGTTTGCGATATCATAAACCAGAATCACACCCTATatgcagaaggggaaggaaagagagtgtgactaaattaaatacaattaaacTGGCATTCCAAATAGTCTCTGGTAGCCAATAATCACCTCATCTACTCTAACCATTATACTGTATGGTGAATGATTTAACAGCACGGGATAGAAGGTTAACTCCAACAACCCTCCAGTATTTATACTAAGACAAGCCATAACCCTAATGCAGAGACCGCTGTTATCGCAGGGGCAGTGCAGGCATTCCCTGTACATTGAGGGTTTGTGGTTGGGGTCTTCTTGCCATAGTCCTGTCCCTCTATCCCCGGACTCTGGAAAGAGTTTGTGGCATACGGTATATTTATTCCTACCCATGTTCTATTCTGTAAAGCACTGTCGACAATACCAGATAATCCACCATTTTTATTGCCTGAATCTTTTTACATTTAAGTGCGACTCAACCTTTACACAAGCTAGAATCATGTATAATACGTTTGTTTGTTTGAGGTCCTTATAAGTGCAGAAGGACTTAACGTCAATACATACAAGTTAAACAATCAGcaaactgcccctcacctctggaatgcccttcccctcagtacccgactagcaccctctctatccacctttaagacccaccttaagacccacttgcttacagaagcatatgaatagcactgtggatattctgaacacctgatacataaagtttggccccctgcagacgcacttaccagaactccctcctactgtctctgtacgttctacctacctaccaattagactgtaagctcctcggggcagggactcctcttccttaatgttacttttatgtctaaagcacttattcccatgatctgttatttatattaatggcgctatataaataaagacatacaatacaatacagaccaCATGGCCGTCTGGAGAATCTGTGCATCATAAGCATTAACTTGACCAAACAGCCCCATCCAAACAACCATAGGGAATCTCTGGCCAAACAGCCCCATCCAAACAACCATAGGGAATCTCTGGCCAAACAGCCCCATTCAAACAACCATAGGGAATCTCTGGAATGCATTTTAACAAAAGGACATATTTCAACATCCTTTCAGATGTGGAAAAACTTTCTTTGTCAAGgataacaatatacaaaagcactGCGCTTCAGATTACTTCAGCATCTAGCGTTATGTTTTTGGCAAGCACTGAAATGATCAGAGAAGCCATTGTCAGATTATAGCTGAAAATAATGCAACATGAAAGTATACAATACAGTTAATTGTTTGCAAGTGGTAATACTCGCATCCCTTCTGAAATACAAAACTACCCAACACAACCATATGTCTGTTTATGCCAACGGTCACTGTTTACTACAAACATGACAAACCCACAAATGATATGCAAGAGAAAAGCATTTCAGAGGTGAATATTGCCATTCATAGATTGTGGAGAGGTGGACTATATCAAGCTTGTATTTTGCTTATAGAAAATGCTAGCCTATATGATGTTTCATTTAAGTATAACAAAGTAGTGGGCCTGAACGGGGCAGTCTCGTGTACTTTACATGCAATGCTTCTTTTAGCTTTAATGTTGGCTGATGCACAATGCTCTTAGGAGTCAGACACGCATGAGATCCGGACTTTCTTGGCCACATTCCTGTATGTAACTAGAATGGGGAAAGGAAATGGCCTAAACCAGGTCTTTAAATAATCAGCACGTGCCTCCTGTTCAGAGCTTATCAGCACAGTACAGCTGGCTGGGTTTGGTCTAGTCCTGTTACCAGACCGTTAACCTATATGAACTGCAGGGCCACTGTATAATCAGTAGGTAGTTCTTCCCATTACAAGGCAG
This region of Ascaphus truei isolate aAscTru1 chromosome 22, aAscTru1.hap1, whole genome shotgun sequence genomic DNA includes:
- the RAB40B gene encoding ras-related protein Rab-40B, yielding MTHRASPVKAYDFLLKFLLVGDSDVGKGEILASLQDGATESPYGYNMGIDYKTTTILLDGRRIKLQLWDTSGQGRFCTIFRSYSRGAQGVILVYDIANRWSFDGIDRWIKEIDEHAPGVPKILVGNRLHLAFKRQVSTEQAQTYAERLGMTFFEVSPLCNFNITESFTELARIVLMRHGMDRLWRPNKVLSLQDLCCRTIVSCTPVHLVDKLPLPVALRSHLKSFSMANGLNARMMHGRSYSLTANNSNKRNSLKKAKIIRPPQSPPKDCTRNSCKIS